The Myxococcus virescens DNA segment GCAGGCGGCACGCTGAACACGGCAGAGCGCTATACGCCGGCCACGAACACCTGGAGCCCCGCGGCGTCGCTCACCCGCGCGAGACACCTGCACACCGCGACGCGCCTGCCGGATGGTCGGGTGCTCGTCGTCGGTGGCCAGGACGGCGCGGACGTGCTCGCCTCCGCGGAGCTGTACGACCCGGGCACCCAGGCGTGGACCGCCGCGGCGTCCGCGGCCGGGGCGCGCACCGCGCACGCCGCCGCCCTGCTGCCCGATGGACGGGTGCTCATCGCGGGAGGACGTGACGCGGGTGGAGCAGCCCTCACGTCGGCGGAGGTGTACGACCCCGCCACCAACACCTGGGCGCCCATCGCCGGCCTCGCCCAGGGACGCGAGCGCTTCACGCTGACGCTGCTGTCCTCTGGAGAGCTCCTGGCGGCGGGCGGCGCCGCGGGAGGCGTGGCGCTCACCACCACGGAGCGGTACTCGGCCGTCGCGAACACCTGGACGCCAGACAGCCCGCTGACGCAAGCGCGCTGGCGCCACACCGCCACCCTGATGCCGTCCGGTACACTCCTGGTCGCCGGAGGCCTGAGCGCGCCAGACACCTACGTGGCCTCCGCCGAAACCTACGGAGCCCCGTCGCGGACCTGGACACCGGTCATCGCGCCCGACGTGCGGGGTGGGGCCGTTGCCGTTGCCTTGCCCACGGGCGAGGTCCTGCTCGCGGGTGGCACGGCCGCCACCACGGCCCAGCGCTACGAGGACGTCCTCGCGCTTCCCGCCTGGCGTCCGGTCGTCTCCGCGCCGGAGACGCTGTACCAGACCTGCCCCACCGTCATCGAAGGCCAGGGCTTCCGGGGCATCTCGGGCGCGTCCAGCGGCAGCTACCTGGACTCGCCAACGGACTTCCCCCTGGTGCGCCTGCGCGCCGCCGAGGGAGGGCGGCTCTGGACGCTTCCCGCCACGGACATGTCCACCACGCGCGCGACGGTGCGGGTGCCCGCGGAGGCGCCGCCGGGCCCGTATGCCCTGTCTGTCTTCGCCAACGCCATTCCGGGTGGACGCATGGTGATGGTGCGCGCCAACACCGCGCCCACCGCGGACGCCGTGCGCATCGCCACGATGACCGGCGTCCCGCTGGACATCACGCTCACCGCGACCGACCCGGACGCGGACCAGACGTTGACGTGGACCATCGTCACGCCGCCCCAGCATGGAACGCTGAGCGGCACGCCGCCGAACCTCCAGTACACGCCCAACCCGGGCTACGTGGGCGCCGACAGCTTCACCTATCGCGTCAGTGACTGCGGCCTGGACAGCAACGAGCCCTCGGTGGACATCGCGGTGGAGGCCACCCAGCCCCTGGCCATCACCTGCCCCGAGGACACCGTCATCGAGGCAACAGGGCCTGACGGCGCTCCAGGCAACTGGCCCCCCGCCACCGTGACGCCTGGAGCGGGCGGCCCCGCCACGCTCACCTATTCACCGGCGGAGGGCAGCACGCTGCCGCTGGGGACCACGACCGTCACCGCCACCGCGGAGGACGCCTCTGGCACGCAAGTCACATGCACCTTCCAGGTCGAGGTGCGGGACACCACCCCGCCCGCGCTGACGTGCCCCGCCGACATCCGGACGACCTCCGATGATGCGTCGGGAACGACGGTGACCTTCGAGTTGCCCGAGGCCACGGACGGCGTCTCGACGCCCTCCGTCACGTCCTCGCCGGCGTCGGGGAGCACCTTCCGGCACGGCAACAACACCGTCACCGTCACCGCCACGGACGCCGCAGGCAATGAAGCCCGCTGCACGTTCCAGGTCACCGTCCAGGCAACGGTCGTCTCCATCGCCGGAGGCGGCTGCCAGGCCGCTGGCGGTGGCGCTGCCTCGTCGCTGGCCCTCCTGGTGGTTCTGGCATCGTGGAGCGGACTGCGTCGCCGCTCGCGTCACGCCTCGCACTGACCCGTACGTCACCCTCTTTCGCGAATGGACTTCACCTTGCGTACACAGGCTCGGAGCTGGGCGCTGGCCGCGCTCATCTCCTCAATCGCGCCCAATGCCCTGGCACAAAGCACCACGGGCGCGCTCGTCCCCATCGACCTGGAGCGGCTTCGCTTCACCCCCGCCGCCACGGACTCGATGCTCGTGGACACAGGCCACGTGCTCCCCCAGGGCGCCTACCGGCTGATGCTCATGGCCGGGTATGAGCGCGGCATCCTCCTGCTCAAGGGCAGCGATGGCCAGGAGCGCTCCATCCTCGACTACCGCGTCTCCGGTTGGCTCGCGGGCGCCTGGTCTCCCACCGACCGACTGGAGCTGTCCGCGCGGCTGCCCGTCATCATCCACCAGGGCGGCAAAGGCGCGGACACGC contains these protein-coding regions:
- a CDS encoding kelch repeat-containing protein, which produces MTPPGDDALAAARGQALSQWKQAPSAPTALALALAYFPDLETGPAPSAPSSRLLDAQLGNDGGLTLTTRGLTFQVQPAAATPGTLHRERFAAFQGERHLWWPAGSTQTTPQGWRTSRVEEAWILDEVPEARGGKPTHRAEYTVTLPASVRRIQDTGDYLQFLDESARPVLRFHPAVVRDANGHSRAGSTRLAGGRMNPRTQVFDVDGAQVRITTEVSLAGLTAPLVVDPGWSSTAAMAEARAQHAGLLLGTGQLLVVGGVNRLGFVASSERYDPDTDTWSAAAAAGILGNVTISARLSDGRALVLTDGSTSGRIYDPATDTWSATGPMAAPRPLATLTRLDSGQFLIAGGNNLATAELYDPASNTFLPTGSLLRARSRHTATLLPDGRVLAVSGFNNEDREVPGADLYAPAAGTWTAAAAPLVPRHYATATLLPNGRVLLAGGRTATGVTTHAELYDPAANTWTATGALNFPRNGHTASLLPDGRVLVMGGANAAGDAQPVSELYDPATGTWTATAAMAIGRENSTTTLLPSGKVLTAGGFHSNPATTFYADTEVYDPGVQAWAAAGTLGAPRIDPLMALLPTNRVLVAGGRDGAGTALASASLYDRATNAWSAAAGLSTARADATATTLASGELLVVGGTNAGGTLNTAERYTPATNTWSPAASLTRARHLHTATRLPDGRVLVVGGQDGADVLASAELYDPGTQAWTAAASAAGARTAHAAALLPDGRVLIAGGRDAGGAALTSAEVYDPATNTWAPIAGLAQGRERFTLTLLSSGELLAAGGAAGGVALTTTERYSAVANTWTPDSPLTQARWRHTATLMPSGTLLVAGGLSAPDTYVASAETYGAPSRTWTPVIAPDVRGGAVAVALPTGEVLLAGGTAATTAQRYEDVLALPAWRPVVSAPETLYQTCPTVIEGQGFRGISGASSGSYLDSPTDFPLVRLRAAEGGRLWTLPATDMSTTRATVRVPAEAPPGPYALSVFANAIPGGRMVMVRANTAPTADAVRIATMTGVPLDITLTATDPDADQTLTWTIVTPPQHGTLSGTPPNLQYTPNPGYVGADSFTYRVSDCGLDSNEPSVDIAVEATQPLAITCPEDTVIEATGPDGAPGNWPPATVTPGAGGPATLTYSPAEGSTLPLGTTTVTATAEDASGTQVTCTFQVEVRDTTPPALTCPADIRTTSDDASGTTVTFELPEATDGVSTPSVTSSPASGSTFRHGNNTVTVTATDAAGNEARCTFQVTVQATVVSIAGGGCQAAGGGAASSLALLVVLASWSGLRRRSRHASH